The DNA window CCCATAAAAATGTATAAGGAGGAGTACCACCTGTAATAGTCACATCTATAGCTCCAGTTGCACCATCATAACAAAGTATATCTGTTGTAGAAACTGTTGCTTCAATAACATCAGGAATAATAATTTCAGCTTGAGCATCAATACTTGGCATAGAACAAGTTGCTCCAAATGTGCCAGAATATGTTAAATCAGCAGTAAATACACCTTCAAATGTATCTGGTGTTCCTGGATAAGAATAAACTCCTAAAAGATTTATAGATGAACCAATAAGATTTCCATCTAAATAAAAATTCCATACAAATGAATCCTCAGTAGAGACACAACCATTTTGTTCAAGTGTAGCTGAATAATTAATCGAATTTGTACATCCAACTCTAGAGATACTAGGTGTTATTTCTGGACAAGGCACACAAAAACTTGGATTATTAAACACCAAAGATTCGATTTCACACATGGCATCTTCATAATTAATAATTGTGTTTCCGGATGATTGAGGGCCACATACTGTTGAATTGTCTGGAGTAATTGTATAGTTTAATGTTATAGTTTCTTCAAATAGATCGTCAACATACCATAATAACAATGGATCAGTATACGACGTTGTTCCTTTACTTGCAACAACACTTCCTGGCACAATTGAAAAACCATTAGCAACAGTGTCAGAAACGAGTGCTTGACCAGGTAATTGGGTTGCAGCAGGTACTAATTGACCTAAAATTGCATCATAAATGCTATTTAAATCTGCATTGTTTTCAGTCGAAAAAGCACCAGCATTTTGTATGCTATTAAGAGTATTTAAGGCTATTGTTTGTTCAGTACCACTAATAGCTCCTACTAATCCTATAGTAAAAATACTCTGTTCAAATTCTTCGCCACTAACGTAAGTGGTTTGTGCATTATTTCCAGCAGTTATTGCTGATGTTTGGCATATAGTTCCAGATGTAGTAGAGCTACATGAGTTATTACTACCATTTCTGTATGTTGCTACACCATCAGATAGCAGTATAATACTTCTTGAAGTTGCACAATCAAAAGTACCCGTATTTGTTAAAAGGTTGTCAGCAGCGATAAGAGCTCCTTGAGTATTTGTCCATCCACTAGTAGAAATCCCATTAATTTCATCAATAACATCTTGCTTACCAGCACTTAAAGTTAGACCTATATCAACACTTGCAGAAGAGCTAAAAGTTACTAATGCAACTTTGTTTAAGCCAGTCGGATTGTTTGCGGGTAAAAAGAAATTATTAACAAAAGCGATAGCAGCATCTTGAGCGTAATCTATTGGTTCTGGCACAGGACCATCATCCATACTTCCAGATCTATCAATAATTAATACAACTTCTTGCGGACTTTTTGGTGGTTTACCTATGATCTCTAAAGTCACATCAAATTGTGTGCAAACATCTACGTTTTCTACGATATCCTTATTAACAATTACTTGTTGACCAGATAGAATATTAATAGAAAATAGAAATGAAAAAGCAAACAAAAGTTTAGCTACATTCTTAACATTTCTTTTTTGAAATTGTAATTTATTTTTCATCGATTTTTTCTTTAAAACCTGTTTTTAAATCTTACTTACAAATATTATCCCTCAGAAGGGTCAGCTACGTAAACACTTAATGTTTGAGTCTCAGAGATTGATTTACAATCTGTAGACTTAGCTTCTACTTCAATACAACTCCATGTATTTAAAGGCGTTCCCTTTGGAGCCTCTGCGTTTACAATAAATTTGTATGATTCACCACTATTCAATGTTATATTAAATTTAGAAGCGGTATTTGCGTTGTTTCTATTTATACCATTATTCTGAAATGAAACATCTAATGGTGCACTTTCAGAACTAGTACCTCTATTATATTGTGAATTATTGTTGTTGCATGGTTCTGAAAGATTTTTAGCCGACAAATTGAACGTCTTAGTTTCTTGAGAAGTATTTGTGAGAACCAATATGAATTGAGCACCATCTTCGTCAGCAGATTTAGAGTTTCTGTTTTTTTCAACAATTAGTTGGGCGCTACAATCATTTTTACTTGACGCAGATAATGTCATAGCAAAGCATGCTATAATTAAAGTTGCTATTAATTTCATAATTATAAAATTTAATTCAAATTTTGTATTCGCTTAGCGATGTTTAATAATACTATTACATATAAGAGTTTTAATCAAGTATTATGATGATACTTAATTAGATATCCAATATATTTTGAGGGAAGAACTGCGGTAAGAAATACCACATAAATGGATTTATTAATATATTTTTGATTTGGGGTCATAAACATTATATTTAATGTGAACAAATGAAATGATAACCAAATAGGTTAACAAATTTAAATGTTGAAAGGACGAAAATAATCGTTAAAACGGAATTATGCAACATTTTATCGATAAAATATTACACTTCATCGAATAATTATGAGACAATTACTACTAATTAGGCATGCAAAATCTTCATGGAAACATGATGTTAGTGATGCTGAAAGACCACTAAATAAAAGGGGTTTTAATGATGCAGCCTTAGTTTCTAAATCGTTTAAAAACGTTGCTTTTATACCTGATATTATTTTTTCAAGTCCGGCAAAAAGAGCCTTAACTACTTGTGATATTTTCATTAAAAACTTAGATTTTGATGATAAAATCATACATGTTAAAGACGAATTATATGATTTTGAGGGGCAAAATGTTATAGATTTTATAACCCAAATTGATGATAGTTATGAAAAAGTTATGATTTTTGGTCATAATCATGCATTCACATCTATTTGCAATATATTTGGAGACCAATTTATAGACAACCTTCCTACAAGTGGTTTAGTTGTTCTAAACTTTGATGTCAATACGTGGCAAAACGTTAAAAACGGTATTACAAAACTTACAATTTTCCCAAGGGATTTAAAATAATGGTAAAAGAAAAAAATAGCTATATAAATCGTGAATTAAGTTGGCTTCAATTTAATGAACGCGTATTACAAGAAGCAGAAGATGAAAGCGTACCTCTAATTGAAAGGTTAAGATTTTTAGGAATATTTTCAAATAACCTTGATGAGTTTTTTAAAGTAAGGTATGCAACAGTTAAGCGAATTGATGAAGCTGGTAAAGGAGGTAAAAGTGAATTAGGAGGTGTAAAAGCTGGTGAACTTTTAGAAATTATTACTAAAATTGTTATTAAGCAACAAAGTTATAGCTTAGAAATTCTAAGTAAAATTCAGAGTAAACTCGATAAAGAAAATATCTTTATTATAAATGAAACACAAATTGATGAATTTCATCATAAGTTTATAAAAGATTATTACATACAAAATGTTAGTCCAGCTTTAGTAACGATTATTTTAAACGACCTGCTGGAACTGCCTTTATTGAAAGATAGTGCTGCATATTTGGCAGTGAAAATGGTTTTAGATAATGGTGAAAAGCAATTTGCATTAATAGAAATACCAAAAGCGATCGATCGATTTGTTGTTTTACCTAAAAAAGGAGAAGGTAATTACATCATTATATTAGACGATTTATTACGTTACTGCTTAAATGATATCTTCAATATCTTTAATTACAAGTCTATTTCGGCTAATATGATAAAAATCACTAGAGATGGTGAACTTGATTTTGATAGTGATTTAAGTAAGAGTTTTATTGAAAAACTTTCAGATAGTGTAAAAGATAGACAGATTGGAGAGCCAGTAAGGTTTGTTTATGATAAGACAATTGATGAAGAGACCTTAGAGTACTTAATGTCTAAAATGGGTATCGATTCTAAGGATAGTGTGATTCCAGGAGGTCGTTATCACAATAGAAGAGATTATATGGATTTTCCAAGTTTGAGAAGAACAGATCTCTTA is part of the Psychroserpens ponticola genome and encodes:
- a CDS encoding SixA phosphatase family protein, which translates into the protein MRQLLLIRHAKSSWKHDVSDAERPLNKRGFNDAALVSKSFKNVAFIPDIIFSSPAKRALTTCDIFIKNLDFDDKIIHVKDELYDFEGQNVIDFITQIDDSYEKVMIFGHNHAFTSICNIFGDQFIDNLPTSGLVVLNFDVNTWQNVKNGITKLTIFPRDLK